From Coffea arabica cultivar ET-39 chromosome 2e, Coffea Arabica ET-39 HiFi, whole genome shotgun sequence, the proteins below share one genomic window:
- the LOC113733271 gene encoding putative glucose-6-phosphate 1-epimerase, producing MGHAAVWDPRAAIEITKDWNGVDQIVLRNPQGASARVSLHGGQVTSWRNDRGEELLFTSSKAIFKPPKAMRGGIPICFPQFGNCGSLEQHGFARNKVWTIDDNPPPFHPNDTYGKSFVDLLLKSSEDDLKCWPHSFEFRLRVSLSSDGNLSLISRIRNVNGKPYSFSFAYHTYFSVSDISEVRIEGLETLDYLDNLCQRERFTEQGDAITFESEVDRIYLSSPNCIAILDHERKRTYVIRKEGLPDMVVWNPWEKKSKAMMDLGDEEYKQMLCVDAAAVEKPITLKPGEEWTGRLELAVVPSSFCSDD from the exons ATGGGGCATGCGGCAGTTTGGGATCCCAGAGCTGCAATTGAGATCACGAAGGATTGGAATGGGGTTGATCAGATAGTGCTTCGGAACCCTCAAGGCGCCTCTGCTCGG GTTAGTTTGCATGGAGGACAGGTTACTTCGTGGCGCAATGACCGAGGTGAAGAACTCTTATTTACTAGCAGTAAG GCTATTTTTAAGCCTCCAAAAGCAATGCGTGGAGGAATTCCTATTTGTTTCCCCCAG TTTGGAAATTGTGGATCGCTTGAGCAACATGGCTTCGCAAGGAACAAAGTTTGGACCATTGATGATAACCCTCCACCTTTTCATCCAAATGATACATATGGCAAATCATTCGTTGACTTGCTACTGAAATCATCAGAAGATGATCTCAAGTGCTGGCCTCACAG TTTTGAGTTTCGTCTTCGGGTATCACTTTCATCTGATGGTAATTTGTCCTTGATATCACGCATTAGAAACGTCAATGGGAAACCATACAGCTTCTCATTTGCGTACCATACATATTTTTCTGTCTCTGACATAAG TGAAGTAAGGATAGAAGGATTGGAAACACTGGACTATCTAGACAACCTTTGCCAAAGAGAACGCTTTACAGAGCAAGGAGATGCAATAACTTTTGAATCTGAG GTGGATCGCATCTATCTTAGTTCACCTAACTGCATCGCGATACTTGATCATGAAAGAAAGCGAACATACGTGATAAGAAAGGAGGGGTTACCAGATATGG TGGTGTGGAATCCATGGGAAAAGAAATCCAAAGCAATGATGGATTTGGGTGATGAGGAGTACAAACAGATGCTTTGCGTTGATGCGGCAGCTGTAGAGAAACCCATCACTCTGAAGCCAGGAGAGGAATGGACAGGACGTCTAGAACTTGCAGTTGTGCCATCAAGCTTTTGCAGCGATGATTAA
- the LOC113733272 gene encoding exosome complex component RRP41 homolog isoform X2 codes for MEYVNPEGLRLDGRRPLEMRQLRAEIGVVARADGSAVFEMGNTKVIAAIYGPREVQNKSQQINDQAVVRCEYSMANFSTGDRMRKPKHDRRSTEISLVIRQTMEACILTHLMPRSQIDIFVQVLQADGGTRSACINAATLALADAGIPMRDLVTSCAAGYLNTTPLLDLSYVEDSAGGPDVTVGILPKLDKVTLLQMDAKLPLDTFETVLQLAIEGCKAVANYIREV; via the exons ATGGAGTACGTGAACCCCGAAGGTCTTCGCTTAGATGGTCGCCGTCCATTAGAG ATGAGGCAGCTGCGTGCGGAAATAGGGGTGGTTGCCAGAGCTGATGG CTCTGCTGTTTTTGAGATGGGAAATACTAAAGTTATTGCTGCTATATACGGTCCCAGAGAG GTCCAAAATAAAAGCCAACAAATAAATGATCAAGCAGTG GTGCGCTGTGAGTATAGCATGGCTAATTTCAGCACTGGTGATCGCATGAGGAAACCAAAGCATGATAG GAGATCCACGGAGATATCACTGGTTATTCGGCAAACTATGGAAGCTTGCATATTGACACATCTAATGCCACGTTCTCAG ATTGATATTTTTGTCCAAGTTCTTCAGGCTGATGGAG GAACAAGGTCGGCTTGTATAAATGCTGCAACTTTGGCACTTGCTGATGCTGGAATTCCAATGCGTGATCTTGTTACTTCCTGCGCTGCCGGATACCTTAATACTACTCCTCTTCTTG ATCTCAGCTATGTTGAAGATAGTGCTGGAGGCCCTGATGTCACAGTTGGAATTCTACCAAAGTTGGACAAAGTGACCCTTCTTCAG ATGGATGCTAAATTACCACTGGATACATTTGAAACCGTCTTGCAACTTGCTATAGAAGGCTGCAAAGCAGTGGCAAACTACATTCGCGAA GTATAG
- the LOC113733272 gene encoding exosome complex component RRP41 homolog isoform X1, whose protein sequence is MEYVNPEGLRLDGRRPLEMRQLRAEIGVVARADGSAVFEMGNTKVIAAIYGPREVQNKSQQINDQAVVRCEYSMANFSTGDRMRKPKHDRRSTEISLVIRQTMEACILTHLMPRSQIDIFVQVLQADGGTRSACINAATLALADAGIPMRDLVTSCAAGYLNTTPLLDLSYVEDSAGGPDVTVGILPKLDKVTLLQMDAKLPLDTFETVLQLAIEGCKAVANYIREILLENTKQLEFRRGV, encoded by the exons ATGGAGTACGTGAACCCCGAAGGTCTTCGCTTAGATGGTCGCCGTCCATTAGAG ATGAGGCAGCTGCGTGCGGAAATAGGGGTGGTTGCCAGAGCTGATGG CTCTGCTGTTTTTGAGATGGGAAATACTAAAGTTATTGCTGCTATATACGGTCCCAGAGAG GTCCAAAATAAAAGCCAACAAATAAATGATCAAGCAGTG GTGCGCTGTGAGTATAGCATGGCTAATTTCAGCACTGGTGATCGCATGAGGAAACCAAAGCATGATAG GAGATCCACGGAGATATCACTGGTTATTCGGCAAACTATGGAAGCTTGCATATTGACACATCTAATGCCACGTTCTCAG ATTGATATTTTTGTCCAAGTTCTTCAGGCTGATGGAG GAACAAGGTCGGCTTGTATAAATGCTGCAACTTTGGCACTTGCTGATGCTGGAATTCCAATGCGTGATCTTGTTACTTCCTGCGCTGCCGGATACCTTAATACTACTCCTCTTCTTG ATCTCAGCTATGTTGAAGATAGTGCTGGAGGCCCTGATGTCACAGTTGGAATTCTACCAAAGTTGGACAAAGTGACCCTTCTTCAG ATGGATGCTAAATTACCACTGGATACATTTGAAACCGTCTTGCAACTTGCTATAGAAGGCTGCAAAGCAGTGGCAAACTACATTCGCGAA ATATTACTTGAAAACACTAAGCAATTAGAGTTCCGCAGGGGTGTATAG
- the LOC113729512 gene encoding NDR1/HIN1-like protein 13, producing the protein MTQTPPLAKPPGYREPGLPVQKPPEPLGKGNLPPSFYTEEEKRRGCCFRCCCCLFIFIILLTLFFISFGGFLYLWYEPRAPLFSLKSFQVNEFNITSTADGPTLHSKMSASLEFKNANTNIRMVYDRIALSWYSDDIASGELGQDTVPGFVQEPNNVRVAKFSMKGNLPLDGSSVKKVTDRIRAKSLMTHVEVRTGIGMVLSGLKIGTVEVKLACEASSLKHIQEGAMPKCKVFVFRLINIY; encoded by the exons ATGACTCAAACACCACCTCTGGCAAAACCACCTGGATACAGAGAGCCAGGCCTCCCAGTTCAGAAGCCACCAGAACCCTTGGGAAAAGGAAACCTTCCACCTTCATTTTACACAGAGGAGGAGAAGCGCAGGGGTTGTTGTTTCAGATGCTGCTGCTGCCTCTTCATCTTCATTATCCTCCTCACTCTCTTCTTCATCTCATTTGGGGGATTTCTCTACCTTTGGTACGAGCCCAGAGCCCCCCTTTTCTCCCTGAAATCTTTCCAGGTCAACGAATTCAACATCACCAGCACCGCTGATGGCCCAACACTCCATTCAAAAATGTCTGCCAGCTTGGAGTTCAAGAACGCAAATACGAACATCAGGATGGTGTATGACAGGATAGCCCTGTCCTGGTACAGTGATGACATTGCTTCAGGGGAGCTTGGTCAAGACACAGTGCCAGGGTTCGTTCAAGAGCCAAATAATGTGAGGGTTGCCAAGTTTTCCATGAAGGGGAATCTGCCTCTGGATGGTTCAAGTGTGAAGAAGGTTACGGATAGAATCAGGGCCAAGAGCTTAATGACTCATGTGGAGGTCAGAACTGGGATTGGGATGGTTTTAAGCGGACTGAAAATTGGCACCGTTGAGGTCAAACTAGCATGCGAAGCCTCCAGTTTGAAGCACATTCAGGAAGGTGCCATGCCCAAATGCAAGGTTTTTGTATTCCGCCT GATTAATATATACTAA
- the LOC113733273 gene encoding ubiquitin-conjugating enzyme E2 28: protein MASKRILKELKDLQKDPPTSCSAGPVAEDMFHWQATIMGPPDSPYAGGVFLVTIHFPPDYPFKPPKVAFRTKVFHPNINSNGSICLDILKEQWSPALTISKVLLSICSLLTDPNPDDPLVPEIAHMYKTDRAKYEATARSWTQKYAMG, encoded by the exons ATGGCTTCAAAAAGAATCTTGAAAGAGCTGAAGGATCTCCAGAAAGATCCTCCTACGTCTTGTAGCGCCG GTCCTGTTGCTGAGGACATGTTTCACTGGCAAGCTACAATAATGGGCCCTCCTGATAGTCCTTATGCTGGGGGAGTATTTTTGGTCACTATTCACTTTCCTCCTGATTATCCATTCAAGCCTCCCAAG GTAGCATTCAGGACAAAAGTTTTTCATCCAAACATAAATAGCAATGGTAGTATATGCCTTGATATCCTGAAGGAGCAATGGAGCCCTGCCTTGACTATATCTAAG GTGTTGCTCTCAATTTGTTCACTTCTAACGGATCCGAACCCAGATGACCCTCTGGTGCCCGAGATTGCTCACATGTACAAGACAGACAGGGCCAAATATGAGGCAACTGCAAGAAGCTGGACCCAGAAGTATGCCATGGGCTAG